From Mya arenaria isolate MELC-2E11 chromosome 1, ASM2691426v1, a single genomic window includes:
- the LOC128243742 gene encoding uncharacterized protein LOC128243742 — MISISNSVKDILHVKMNESVNQSNESAGSEVIPIDSESYISLEGKKPIRIERDRGGVEEKQTTSANKANNLPAQQTQTPSFNVNLDQATKIKSPKRLTHFVLKPPQRELHENAELRQYLTPTKGTYFRGKRHTPEAKSKPKKSNNPITKLTSPKKQHITSAAKNYYKQCFMKEWSKTGVFINDELHKLVPITRSNPSDNIQGSGCIDRPPEAESFETQDETSLSDHLMQNNQTSISDFQMSKFSKRDQSYEGHFQDAPLNLSLKPMDLSWRPSINSTVESMEPRFYNNANVSPFRMGDQRSENNSATCQHDQSMEVQEIESENPPRPNSISSEMGQLDINVEDHFSKEPNSEQDKKVATITGQKPVLFHRSNLPPGALAIMQALGLSQNFQPDQMIQILSLLQNPEICVSLLGQAKQIQMLFLQTLLRANSSKSERGPLPIVQSSVTPVNEEIPNTKHEMVDSQSIPAVVYENPDRSDDVKSEMKLASDMPLASPTMPMSNQTVVPIPSLPDLNNLGLTESSGSLKETILDKSQKFLKDFFKKREKKD, encoded by the exons ATGATATCCATTTCAAACAGTGTCAAAG atattcTCCATGTCAAGATGAATGAGTCTGTCAATCAAAGCAATGAATCCGCAGGTTCAGAGGTTATACCGATAGATAGTG AGAGCTACATAAGTCTAGAGGGCAAAAAACCAATTCGGATAGAAAG GGACAGAGGGGGAGTCGAGGAAAAGCAGACTACGTCAGCAAATAAG gCTAACAACCTACCTGCCCAACAGACACAGACACCAAGCTTTAATGTCAACCTTGACCAAGCTACAAAGATAAAAAGTCCAAAAAGATTAACACACTTTGTTTTAAAGCCACCGCAGAGAGAGCTACATGAAAATGCTG AGCTCAGGCAGTATCTCACTCCAACCAAAGGTACTTACTTCAGGGGTAAGCGCCATACGCCAGAGGCTAAAAGTAAACCGAAAAAGTCAAACAACCCGATTACAAAGCTGACTTCACCAAAGAAACAGCACATTACATCAGCAGCAAAGAATTACTATAAACAATGCTTTATGAAAGAATGGTCAAAGACTGGAGTATTCATAAATGATGAATTACATAAACTTGTCCCTATTACAAGGTCAAATCCATCAGATAATATTCAGGGCAGTGGGTGCATAGATCGACCCCCAGAGGCAGAAAGCTTCGAGACACAAGATGAGACATCGCTATCTGATCACTTGATGCAAAACAACCAGACTAGTATCAGTGATTTTCAGATGTCCAAGTTCAGTAAAAGGGACCAGTCATATGAGGGTCATTTTCAAGATGCGCCACTTAATTTGTCCCTGAAGCCCATGGATTTGTCTTGGCGTCCATCAATAAACTCTACTGTTGAATCAATGGAACCAAGATTTTACAACAATGCTAATGTTAGCCCATTCAGAATGGGAGACCAGAGATCAGAGAATAATTCAGCAACTTGTCAACATGATCAGAGTATGGAGGTTCAGGAAATTGAATCTGAAAATCCCCCTAGACCCAATTCTATTTCTTCAGAAATGGGTCAACTTGACATCAATGTTGAAGACCACTTTTCCAAAGAGCCAAACAGTGAACAAGACAAGAAAGTGGCTACCATTACAGGCCAAAAACCTGTGCTTTTTCATCGCAGCAACCTGCCCCCAGGAGCACTTGCTATTATGCAGGCTTTAGGGTTATCACAGAATTTTCAACCAGATCAAATGATTCAGATTCTCAGTCTTTTACAAAACCCTGAAATTTGTGTGAGTTTGCTTGGCCAGGCTAAACAAATTCAAATGTTGTTTCTACAAACTCTTCTTAGAGCAAACAGCTCAAAATCAGAAAGGGGGCCATTGCCTATTGTACAGTCATCAGTCACACCTGTGAATGAAGAAATTCCAAACACCAAACACGAAATGGTTGACTCCCAATCCATTCCTGCAGTTGTCTATGAAAATCCTGATCGCTCAGATGATGTGAAATCGGAAATGAAATTAGCTTCGGACATGCCATTAGCATCACCAACTATGCCGATGTCAAATCAGACTGTGGTTCCCATACCAAGTCTTCCCGATTTAAATAATCTTGGACTCACTGAATCTTCGGGCAGTTTGAAAGAGACCATATTAGATAAAAGCCAGAAATTTTTGAAagacttttttaaaaagagagAAAAGAaggattga
- the LOC128240835 gene encoding uncharacterized protein LOC128240835 produces MAVQIKQESDSESESGGYIDLTGEKPMFMKPSVEDELEKVKSSTTISIRQVPEVKGSTCQDLLDITKVEPAEDPISSEQNLEFPQATNTRKRTRKARNRSTSQSSDEQEVLKKISRTSPTDFKLFQKYFAKRWSKDGLVIGGRSYMLRPTETNPEQIVRSDIGRVVLPFSASLQPNKTNDKGNEPEAPNTTFPKAKTSRGSRSTSTANASKSISKSTSNKPIDVESSTAAHGDRPKAMRSSSKTMTGKNRPKDSGNKHSTKRIRTKKPSPTYANDSCLKSTPNEAMDGKSFSDIVKGKNGRSDLPQSQTACSGLAHLQSRNTLHRSDLPEPLFEMFNRTKHPTEHQKEKFYPILVYELLKVSHLQAQSCTDRGTSLRLQKEVLLQPGTNKNSDVISHSIAKRSPPSVSTTPLSQGLPDLYKLEITDSDGTLAEPNEDQKPKGKNTARLKLSKFLQRKGSNN; encoded by the exons TGTTGAGGATGAATTGGAAAAAGTGAAATCCAGCACCACCATCTCGATACGTCAG GTTCCAGAGGTTAAAGGTAGTACCTGCCAAGATCTATTGGACATCACTAAAGTTGAACCTGCGGAAGATCCAATTTCTTCAGAACAGAACTTAGAATTCCCACAAG CGACAAACACAAGGAAAAGGACCAGAAAGGCAAGAAATCGATCAACTTCCCAATCGTCTGATGAGCAGGAGGTGCTGAAGAAAATATCAAGAACAAGTCCAACTGATTTTAAgctctttcaaaaatattttgcaaaaagaTGGTCAAAGGATGGTTTAGTCATTGGTGGTAGATCTTATATGCTTAGACCAACTGAAACAAATCCTGAACAGATTGTCCGCTCTGATATTGGTAGAGTTGTGCTACCCTTTTCTGCTTCTTTACAGCCAAATAAAACCAATGATAAAGGCAATGAGCCAGAAGCTCCTAACACAACATTCCCTAAAGCAAAAACGAGTAGGGGAAGTAGATCAACAAGCACTGCTAATGCATCTAAAAGTATATCAAAATCTACTTCAAACAAGCCGATAGATGTTGAGAGCAGTACGGCAGCTCATGGAGACAGACCAAAAGCAATGCGAAGCAGCTCAAAAACCATGACTGGTAAAAATAGGCCAAAAGACAGTGGAAACAAGCATTCAACTAAAAGAATCCGGACAAAAAAACCTAGCCCAACATATGCAAATGACAGTTGCTTAAAATCCACTCCAAATGAAGCAATGGATGGGAAAAGTTTTTCTGATATTGTGAAAGGGAAAAATGGGAGGTCTGACTTACCACAGAGCCAAACAGCATGCTCTGGACTTGCACATTTACAGAGCAGGAATACACTGCATAGGTCAGATCTTCCTGAGcctttgtttgaaatgttcaataGGACAAAACATCCAACAGAACACCAAAAAGAGAAATTTTATCCAATTCTTGTTTATGAGCTTCTCAAAGTCTCACATTTACAAGCACAAAGTTGCACTGACAGGGGGACATCATTAAGATTACAGAAAGAAGTTTTATTGCAGCCAGgaacaaataaaaacagtgaTGTAATTAGTCATTCCATCGCAAAAAGAAGTCCACCTTCTGTAAGTACCACACCACTGTCTCAAGGTTTGCCAGATTTATATAAACTTGAAATTACGGATAGTGATGGAACCCTTGCTGAACCGAATGAAGATCAAAAGCCAAAAGGAAAGAATACTGCAAGGTTAAagttaagcaaatttttgcagaGAAAAggatcaaataattaa